TTTTGCGCGACCTTGAAATAGTAATACGCGTCGTCGCGGATGAACCAGGATGTGGCGAAGTTGTGCGCTTCGGACAGCGCCGCGTAGAGATGGATCGCCATGACGATGACGACGAGGGAGATTTCAAAGCAGCGGGAGAAGCGGGTCATTGGTGTTCAGTGAGCGGTGAGCAGTAATCAGTAATCAGTGATCAGTAATCAGTGAGCGGTGAGCAGTGAGCGGTGAGCGGTGAGTAGTGAGATGGCGGTTGCGAGGGCGCGAGGTTGTGCTTGCGCGCTCTCAACACGCCAGGGTGATCTTTCCAAAGTTTTCGCCCTTCCATAGCCGTTCCTGCGCGGCTGCCGCGTCTTTGAGCGGGAAGGTTTTGTCGAGGACGGGTTGAAGTTTGCCCGCCACGATCAGGTCCATGACGGTGGAAAAATCTTTCAGCGGACTCATCGTCGAGCCGATGATAGAGAGATGCTTGGCGAAGATGAAGCGGTTGTCAATTTCGAAGCGCGGGCCGCCGCTATTGCCGACGGTGAGCAGGCGTCCGCCTTTTTTGAGACAGCGGAGCGATTGCATGAAGGTCGTGCCGACGTTGTCCACGACCGCGTCCACGCCGCGTTTTTCGGTAGCGAGGAAGACGGCTTTCGACCAGTCTTCGTTTTTCGAGCGGTCAATGAGGACGTCCGCGCCGAGGGAGGCCGCCGCCTCGAGTTTCTTCGCGTCCGAGCCGACGACGACGATCCGTGCGCCCGCGAATTTGGCGATCTGCACGCTGGCGGTGTTGACTCCGCCTCCCGCGCCGACGATGAGGACGGTCTCGCCCGCCTTCAACTGTCCGCGCGTGATGAGCGAATGCCAGGCGGTCTGATAGACCAGCGCGGCGGCCGCGGCTTTGTGGAAGTCGAAGTCGTCGGGCAGTTTGTAAAGTTGACGCGTCGGCAGGCAGACGTACTCCGCGTAGGTCCCGCGCACGGTCTCGCCGAGGAGATGCCAGTTGCGGCACATGTTGTCCCGACCGCTGAGGCAGTAGTCGCACTGTCCGCAGCCGAGGTTGGCGTTGACGACGACGCGGGACCCCACCCCCGGCCCCTCCCCCAATGTACCGATTTGGGGAGGGGAGATGGAGACGATCTCGCCCGCGCCGTCCGCGCCGTTGATGTGGGGGAGTTCGAGTTTGAGACCGGGCCAGCCGTTGCGGACCATCACGTCCATGCGGTTGAGGGCCGCGGCGCGGATGCGGACGAGGGCTTCGCCGGGCTTTGGCTCCGGCGCGGGGAAGTCGGTATATTCGAGGACTTCGGGTCCGCCATGCTGACGGAAGAGGGTGGCTTTCATCTGAACCTCATTGGTTGGGACAGACACACAGTAGAGGCAGACCTGTGTGTCTGCCCAGCCCAGGGGCGGACACACAGCCCAGGGGCGGACACACAGCCCAGGGGCGGACACACAGTTCCGCCCCTACCGTTTGCGGGCGATTACTGTCATCGAGCCGTTGTCGCTGTAGACGCTGATTTTGTTGAGCAGGTCGAGTTTCCATTTGAGGATGCCGCGCGGGTTGGACGGGAGGCGCAGCAGGCGGCGGAAGAGGAATCCCAGCGTGGCGTACTGACCGGCGCGGTTGATCTCGAGGACCTCCCAGCCGTCCGCGAGGGCGCGGCGGATGGCGGGCGGCGACCAGTAGAAGACGTGTTCGGGCAACTTGAACGAGACCCAGCCTTTGCCAGAGATTTTTGCCAGCAGGCTGGAGGGATCGGGCGTGGTGATGGCGAGCAGTCCGCCCGGCTTGAGGACGCGGCGAGTCGCTTCCAGCCATTCGAGAGGACGGTAGACATGCTCGAAGGTGTCGAAGGCGACGACGAGGTCGAACTCGTCCGCGGGGTAGTTTGCCGTTTCGATCAGGCCTTGTCGGATGCGGTCGCCGAATTTCTCGCGCGCCACTTTGACGATGTAATCGGACGGGTCGAGGCCGTAGGCGTCGTATCCTTTCGCCTGCGCCGCTTCGAGGAAGAAGCCGGGCCCGCAGCCGATGTCGAGGACTTTGCCGGGTTTCTGGTATTTGAGGATCTGGTTGAGCCGGCGCGTGAACGTCTTCACCCAGTTGTGGCGGACTTCGAGGTATTCGTCATAGCCCCGTCCCGCCACCTCGGAGACGTAGTAGTCCTCGTCCGAGTAGAGTTCGAGGATGGCGGATTCGGTCAGGCGCGGGGAGAGGAAGACCAGTCCGCAGTTGGGGCAGGCGACGACGCGGTACGGGTCGAAGTCGTAGCGGAGAGTCGGCGCGGGGGAGAGTCCGCACATCGGGCAGGATACGGATTCAAGTCGGGAGGCGGGAGGCGGGTTGGTCATTTGTCCTTTTTGCGCGTGATGCCCGAAAGTCCGTCGCGGTCGAGGCGGCCGAAGGCGGTCATCACGATCTTGTTGAGTTGGATGAGCGAGACGGCGACGAAGACGATCCCGATGAGGAGGATCAGCCAGTCGCGCAGCGGGGAGGGGATGAATTGCAACAGGACGACGTAAAAGAATTGTTTGGCGAAGCCCTGCGGGATGGCGGGCGTGAGGAGTTTGGCGAAGCCGACGCCCGCGAGGAAGATGCCGGCCACGAACATGACCATCCAGGTTTGGGCGCGCAGGCCGGGGTTGAGCCAGCGCCAGAACGAGGCGCGGTAGAAAATGGCGAGCGTGTCGGCGGTCATGTTGAAGATCTGGGCGAGGTTTACGCGTCCGAGACCGCCGCTTCGATGGTAGGAGATTTCGACGGGCTGTTCGACGATGCGATAGCCGAAGCGCGAGGCGGCGACGAGCAGTTCGATGTCGAAGGCGAAGCGGCGGGCGGACACGCGCGGGATGGCGTCGGCGAGGACCTCGCGGCGGAAGAGCTTGATGCCCGTCTGCGTGTCGGTGATGGAGAGGCCGAAGAGGAGCGCGACCATGGCGCGGTAGCCGCGGCTCATCAGGCGGCGCAGGGGCGGGAAGGGATTCGATTGCAGGTCTTTGACGCCCGCCGCAACGTCCGCGCCCGATTCGCGCAGGACGCGGACGAGGGTGAGGAGATTTTCGGGAGCGATCTCCAGGTCTGAGTCGAGAAAGGCGACGAGTTCGCCTCGCGTGAACTCGAAGCCGTGGAAGAGACTCGCGCCCTTGCCGCGGTTGGCCTCCTGTCGCACGGGACAGACGGGATAGCCCTCGTCGGCGGCGCGCTGGGATTCGGCGAAGGTGTCGTCGCTGGAGCCGTCGTCCACCGCGATGATCTCGTATCGCATTCCTTTAAGCGCCTCGCACACGCGCAGGATGTTGGCGTGGATGTGCCGGCCTTCGTTGAACGCCGGCAGGATGACGGAGAGTTCGGGGGAGGCGTCTGTCATGGGCGAGGCGGGATCGGTTACCTCAGCCCCAGTTCGGCGCGGCTGATGACGAGACGCTGGATCTCGCTCGTGCCTTCGTAGATTTCGGTGATCTTGGCGTCGCGGAAGTACCGCTCCACGGGCAGTTCGCGGCTGTAGCCCATCCCGCCGTGGATCTGGACCGCGGCGTGCGCGCAGAACATGGCCGTTTCGGACGCGAACAATTTGGCGGTGGAGGCCTGGAGGGTGAATCGCTCGCCCGTGGACTTGGCGCGTTCCTTTGCCAGCGCGGCGTTGTAGACCATCAGCCGCGCGGCCTCGATGCGCGTTTTCATGTCCGCGATCTTGAAGCCCGTCCCCTGGAATTCGCCGATCTTCTGCCCGAAGGCCTCGCGCTCTTTGGCGTAGGCCACGCTCGCTTCGTAGGCGGCCTCGGCGATCCCCAGCGCCTGCGCCGCGATGCCGATGCGTCCCACATCGAGGACGGTCATGGCGATCCTGAAGCCGTCGCCTTCCTCGCCCAGCCGGTTCGCGGCGGGGACGCGGCAGTCTTCAAACATCAGTTCGCTGGTGGCGGAGGCGCGGATGCCGAGTTTCGGCTCCTTCTTGCCGCGTTTGAGTCCGGGCGTATTCCCTTCCACCAGGAAGGCGGTGATGCCTTTGGCTTTCTTTTCGGGGTCGGTCATCATAAAGACGACGAAGTAGTCCGCCACAGGTCCGCTCGTGACCCAGGACTTGGTCCCGTTCAGCACGTAGAAATCGCCGTCGCGTTTGGCGCGGCTCTTCATGTTGGAGGCGTCCGACCCCGACATCGGCTCGGTCAGCGAGTACGCGCCGATGGACTTTCCCGATGCGACGGGCGTGATGAATTTCTTCTTTTGTTCTTCGGTCCCGAATTTCAAAATGCCGTGACAGTACAACGAGTTGTTGACCGACATGACCACGCCGTGCGCCGCGTCCGCTTTGCAGATCTCCTCGAGCGCCAGCGCGTACGACAGGCAGTCCATGCCCGCGCCGCCGTACTGTTCGGGGACCTCGATGCCCATGAATCCCATTCCGCCCATCTTTTTGATGGTGGCATGGGGAAATTCGCCGCTCTCGTCGAACTCCGCCGCGATGGGCGCGATCTCGTTCTGCGCGAAATCGCGGGCAGTGTCGCGGATCATCTTGTGTTCGTCTGAAAAGGGAAATAGGATGGTGTCGGACATGGGACGGCCTCCAGGTTTGGTTTTCTGTTTGGATTATAGCATGGGCTAAATCGTTGAGATATAATCGAAATATGACCGAGATAAAAATTTCCCATGTGTTTAAAGAGAAAGCCGACGCGTTAAATAGTCCTCCTCTTACTGATAATCAGTACTTCACGAAAGCGCCATAGGCGGTCTCCCCTGGCGCCGCCCGCCAGAGCAGGTGTACCGCCAGATTTGCGCTAGAGAGCGCAAGTACGCGTGGTTTTCGTAATCTACTGATAATTAGACTCCTTCGGAAATAAAATTCCTGGCCGCGAATTTCACGAATGCGCGCGAATTTTCCATGATTTTTTCGCGAAATTCGCGCCATTCGCGGCAGAAAAAGAGACGCCGACGTTATTTCCGATAATGCCCATTGCATCCGCGCCCAACCCATGTCCGCGTAAAAAATCGGTTTGCAGGGAATCTTGACGATTGAAAGCATGGTGATTAAACTAGCCTCAGCGTTTGAAACGTTCAACCCGCGGAGTGCGCGAAGAGACGATCCTTTGCGCCCTTCGCGGAAAATTTTCCCTGTTGGTCTTCACAGCGCAAGGAGCAGAGTGATTGAAAAATTCTTTTCCTGGCTTTCCCCAAAAGTTGAATCTGTCCCGTTCCATCACAAAGGCGGTTGCGGCGTCGTCGCCCGCCAGCTCGTCTCCGCGGGGGAGGTCGTCGTCATGTGGGGCGGACGCGTCATCCCCTCCTCCGAATTGGATTTCTCTGTCCCCGATTTTTCCAAACGCGTCCTGCAAGTAGACGAAGACCTCTTCCTCTTCAACCCGCTCCTCAACGATCCCGCCGATTGCTTCAACCATAGCTGCGATCCCAACGCGGGCATGAACGGCCCGACCAGTCTCATCGCCATGCGCGATATTTTCGCGGGCGAAGAGATCGCCTTCGATTACGCCATGTGCGACGGCTCCGATTACGACGAGTTCGACTGCAATTGCGGCGCGCCTTGTTGTCGTCATCATATCTCAGGCGCGGACTGGAAGAATCCCGAACTGCAACGACGCTACGCGGGATATTTCTCTCCGTACTTGCAACGACGCATTGCCGCTTCGTTTCTTCATCTTTGACCATGACCGGCCTCCGCCGCATCCGCGTTTCCTTCCCCTGGGCTGTTTTCTGCGCCGCCCTCGTCCTGCGGTTGATCCCCGTCCTCCTCGCGCGGGACCTCGGCATTGGCCTCGACGACATGTTCCAATACGACATGCTGGCGCGCAGTCTCGCTTCGGGCAACGGTTTCCGCTGGTACGCCGCCCCCGACCTGGAGGCGCTCAAGCCTTATGTGGACTTTGA
This DNA window, taken from Candidatus Denitrolinea symbiosum, encodes the following:
- a CDS encoding alcohol dehydrogenase — protein: MKATLFRQHGGPEVLEYTDFPAPEPKPGEALVRIRAAALNRMDVMVRNGWPGLKLELPHINGADGAGEIVSISPPQIGTLGEGPGVGSRVVVNANLGCGQCDYCLSGRDNMCRNWHLLGETVRGTYAEYVCLPTRQLYKLPDDFDFHKAAAAALVYQTAWHSLITRGQLKAGETVLIVGAGGGVNTASVQIAKFAGARIVVVGSDAKKLEAAASLGADVLIDRSKNEDWSKAVFLATEKRGVDAVVDNVGTTFMQSLRCLKKGGRLLTVGNSGGPRFEIDNRFIFAKHLSIIGSTMSPLKDFSTVMDLIVAGKLQPVLDKTFPLKDAAAAQERLWKGENFGKITLAC
- a CDS encoding acyl-CoA dehydrogenase — protein: MSDTILFPFSDEHKMIRDTARDFAQNEIAPIAAEFDESGEFPHATIKKMGGMGFMGIEVPEQYGGAGMDCLSYALALEEICKADAAHGVVMSVNNSLYCHGILKFGTEEQKKKFITPVASGKSIGAYSLTEPMSGSDASNMKSRAKRDGDFYVLNGTKSWVTSGPVADYFVVFMMTDPEKKAKGITAFLVEGNTPGLKRGKKEPKLGIRASATSELMFEDCRVPAANRLGEEGDGFRIAMTVLDVGRIGIAAQALGIAEAAYEASVAYAKEREAFGQKIGEFQGTGFKIADMKTRIEAARLMVYNAALAKERAKSTGERFTLQASTAKLFASETAMFCAHAAVQIHGGMGYSRELPVERYFRDAKITEIYEGTSEIQRLVISRAELGLR
- a CDS encoding methyl transferase containing SET domain, with protein sequence MIEKFFSWLSPKVESVPFHHKGGCGVVARQLVSAGEVVVMWGGRVIPSSELDFSVPDFSKRVLQVDEDLFLFNPLLNDPADCFNHSCDPNAGMNGPTSLIAMRDIFAGEEIAFDYAMCDGSDYDEFDCNCGAPCCRHHISGADWKNPELQRRYAGYFSPYLQRRIAASFLHL